The proteins below are encoded in one region of Caldalkalibacillus uzonensis:
- a CDS encoding transposase, with translation MCPSGQTLNIVLPPVKDIANINLIHSFARIARCSHNVLKVEHTKIIHRHIWHDFLDEVEHLRHTNENKEIYAMRKETIERVFADLKEKHGMRWNLGG, from the coding sequence TTAATATTGTACTACCACCCGTGAAGGATATTGCCAATATAAATCTGATCCACAGTTTTGCAAGAATTGCCCGATGCTCTCACAATGTACTCAAAGTCGAGCATACAAAAATTATTCATCGGCATATCTGGCATGATTTTCTGGACGAGGTAGAGCATTTGAGGCATACCAATGAAAATAAAGAAATATACGCAATGCGTAAAGAAACAATTGAACGTGTATTTGCTGATTTAAAGGAAAAACATGGCATGCGTTGGAACCTAGGGGGTTAG